The nucleotide sequence TTAACGCGATTCTCCGCAACATTCACCTTGTCCCATTGTAAAGCTAAGGCCTCACCTTTACGGACTCCCGTTTCAATTAGAAACCGAAAGAACAAGTAATAGGTGTAATTGTCCTTCATAGCAGCGTCTAGAAAATCACCGATCTTATCGTAAGGAATGAACTTAATATCAGATTTATTGCTTTCCTTCTGACGTTTTTCTTTTGTGGAGTATATAATTACGTCTTCACAAGGGTTTCTTTGAATCTTATTTCTTATCATGGCTTTCTGGAGAGCACTGTACATTGTACTATGAATGATTTGGACTGTTCGCTTGCTGTAATCTTGGCTGATTAAATGGTTAATAAACTTCTGGTACAAATTGTGCGTTAAATCTTCTAGCTTCATCTTTTGGAAGTAAGGAGCGATATGATTCTTAACGTTCCGTTCATGAAGTCTGTACGTGTTCTTTGCCACTTTGTCCTTCTTATATTCTTGTAGCCAAAACTCTAGAAACTCTACCACACGTTCATCATCCCTTGCATCATAGCCTAACTCAATCTTTCTCTTCATTTCTTCATAATCTCTTTCAGCCTCCGGCTTTGTCCGGAAGCCTTGCCTCTTAACTTCTTTAGGCTTGCCTGTTATCTTATCTCTGTACTTCCAACGATAGCGCCAATTGCCAGGACCTAATTTCTTAAAACTGGCCATAAACATTCTCCTTTCGATAGAAGATGATCCTATTCATTATACGGTAAAGATTTTATCGTCTTGGTACAATGTTAGAAAACCGATATTCATTGAATCCTTCACGGACAACCTTCACTTTTCGATTCGTCTTAATCTTATCAATTCGTTCCTGGCACAGCTCTTCCGTAACGCCGAATACATTTGACAAATGAACAGTTGCATCCGTTGCATAGATATCATAATTAACAATCAAATGATAGGGGAGGGCTGCATAACGGACAAAATGCCTGGCGTCACGTTCTTGCAGGACCCTTAACATGTCAGGCATAGTAATTTGGTTCCCAGTGTGTCTGAGGATGTGACAAAGCTCATGATAGAAGGCTTCACGCTTCTGATGAAGCGGAAGTGCAGCGTTAATCGTAATTTCTTGATACCGGCCGGTAACTAAGTAGTGAGACTCCATGTTCTTGTATTTCAGGTAGATGTTCAATTTTCGACAAATGTACGTTTCATCTAAATCTTCGGGGTGATTGATGCCAATTGTTTTATAGAGCTTTGTTACCCATTCTTCGAGTAGGGTAGGGAAGTAGGTGTATTGCATAATGTTCACTCCTTTGGTGATATTATACAAACATATGTTCTTTCTTGCAATTAAATAATTTGTGGGTGTATCGGTTGCA is from Bacillus tianshenii and encodes:
- a CDS encoding tyrosine-type recombinase/integrase produces the protein MASFKKLGPGNWRYRWKYRDKITGKPKEVKRQGFRTKPEAERDYEEMKRKIELGYDARDDERVVEFLEFWLQEYKKDKVAKNTYRLHERNVKNHIAPYFQKMKLEDLTHNLYQKFINHLISQDYSKRTVQIIHSTMYSALQKAMIRNKIQRNPCEDVIIYSTKEKRQKESNKSDIKFIPYDKIGDFLDAAMKDNYTYYLFFRFLIETGVRKGEALALQWDKVNVAENRVKIMYSIDYEAKSDDELFSDTKTYNSEREIPITSRLAMELNAHKVRQNDNIYRLKEMYKQHLNLVFCREDGSPLPKSTLFNAFKRILKKADLPPLSIHSLRHTHAVLMLESEVDMKYIQEALGHSSMKITSDVYTHVSHKIESDAINRFEKHTDKIFSLGAHLGHKTN
- a CDS encoding ImmA/IrrE family metallo-endopeptidase, with product MQYTYFPTLLEEWVTKLYKTIGINHPEDLDETYICRKLNIYLKYKNMESHYLVTGRYQEITINAALPLHQKREAFYHELCHILRHTGNQITMPDMLRVLQERDARHFVRYAALPYHLIVNYDIYATDATVHLSNVFGVTEELCQERIDKIKTNRKVKVVREGFNEYRFSNIVPRR